Proteins encoded by one window of Bacillus solimangrovi:
- a CDS encoding MDR family MFS transporter: MFKELHPNIRIRIYTSFLSKAISSMIFPFMAIYFTKELNATYAGILLMIQVFVQFIASLYGGYFADMVGRKKMMVIGEYMHVFAFLGMITFNSPLITSPWITFFMLLIMAVSAGFIFPASEAMLIDVSTKETRAFMYSINYWANNLSVMLGLIIGGLLFKTHLFELLIGLFILSLVTLWMTVSLITESYTVSRSEQITKPYGLKPIVKSYQTVIRDIPFVLFTLGGIAILAIEFQRNNFIAIRLEEEIVPRVISVVGNIEFTLDGIKLLSLLTVENTLIIVLFTSVIVKWIRNKQEQPIMYIGFLLFGLGYGFLAFSNYTIGLIIAVIVLSIGELMYVPTRQSILADIVDDSRRGAYMAFNRLVYEIGKLFGALGIIVGERIGGYGMSMLYVIFTLVGIILTKLAIMKRNEKTRIQQPLMTVCNSGQEK; this comes from the coding sequence ATGTTTAAAGAGCTACACCCAAATATTCGCATTAGAATTTATACGTCATTTTTAAGTAAGGCCATCAGTTCAATGATTTTCCCATTTATGGCGATTTATTTTACAAAAGAATTAAACGCTACTTACGCAGGGATATTACTAATGATTCAAGTATTCGTTCAATTTATCGCCAGTCTATACGGAGGTTATTTCGCTGATATGGTCGGTAGAAAGAAAATGATGGTTATCGGTGAATATATGCATGTGTTTGCCTTCCTTGGAATGATTACCTTTAACTCTCCACTGATTACATCCCCATGGATTACATTTTTCATGTTATTGATCATGGCGGTATCTGCTGGTTTTATATTCCCTGCTTCAGAAGCAATGTTGATCGATGTTAGTACGAAAGAAACACGAGCGTTCATGTATTCCATTAACTACTGGGCTAACAATTTATCAGTAATGCTAGGCTTAATAATCGGTGGACTGTTATTCAAAACACACCTTTTTGAACTATTAATTGGATTGTTTATCTTGTCGTTAGTCACGTTGTGGATGACCGTTTCACTCATAACAGAATCGTACACTGTCTCCCGTTCTGAACAAATAACAAAACCGTACGGACTTAAACCTATTGTTAAAAGCTATCAAACTGTTATACGAGATATTCCGTTTGTCTTGTTTACACTCGGTGGAATCGCTATTTTGGCAATTGAATTTCAGCGGAACAACTTTATTGCGATAAGGCTAGAAGAAGAAATTGTTCCACGAGTTATATCAGTTGTTGGAAACATTGAATTCACATTAGATGGCATAAAATTATTAAGCTTATTAACTGTAGAAAATACATTAATAATCGTGCTATTTACATCTGTTATCGTGAAATGGATAAGAAATAAACAAGAACAACCAATCATGTATATTGGATTTTTGTTATTCGGACTTGGGTATGGCTTTCTTGCCTTTTCAAATTACACAATCGGGTTAATCATTGCAGTCATTGTTCTATCAATTGGAGAATTAATGTATGTGCCAACTAGACAATCTATTCTCGCTGACATCGTTGACGACTCTCGTCGGGGTGCTTATATGGCATTTAATAGACTTGTATATGAAATCGGGAAATTATTTGGTGCACTCGGCATTATTGTTGGTGAAAGAATCGGTGGGTACGGTATGAGTATGTTATATGTTATTTTCACACTCGTTGGCATCATTTTAACAAAATTAGCCATCATGAAACGAAATGAGAAAACACGAATACAACAACCTTTAATGACTGTTTGTAATTCAGGACAAGAAAAGTAA
- a CDS encoding arylamine N-acetyltransferase family protein: MDIIKYLQRINSNSLTGNKLEDLRNLITQHLYTVPFENLDVVNKVPIKLDLENIYKKIVMNHRGGFCYEINGLFNWLLNNLGYDVKMISTTFSNGKGGWYRANTHLANIVTIDGIDYLVDVGGGDLVRSPLPLSGTVNEDISGKYRIQRTDGVYYELQKYANDEWSTHYRFSTAPRKYDFFTDVCEFNQTSPESKFTQQTITTLANATGRVTISDQYLIITENGKKSKEEYATADFDHILSTHFNMQLNR; encoded by the coding sequence ATGGATATAATTAAATATTTACAAAGAATAAATTCAAACTCACTCACTGGAAATAAACTAGAAGATTTGAGAAATTTAATCACTCAACACTTATATACAGTTCCTTTCGAAAATTTAGATGTCGTGAATAAGGTGCCTATCAAACTTGATTTAGAAAATATCTATAAAAAAATCGTAATGAATCACAGAGGAGGGTTTTGTTATGAGATAAACGGATTGTTTAATTGGTTATTAAACAACTTGGGCTATGATGTGAAAATGATTTCGACTACTTTTTCCAATGGTAAAGGTGGATGGTATCGAGCAAACACTCATTTAGCAAACATCGTAACAATTGATGGCATTGATTATTTAGTTGATGTTGGCGGTGGGGATTTAGTTCGCTCACCTCTACCTCTATCAGGCACTGTAAATGAAGATATTAGTGGAAAATATCGAATACAACGTACTGACGGCGTTTATTACGAGTTACAAAAATATGCAAATGATGAATGGAGTACTCACTATCGTTTCAGTACAGCTCCAAGAAAATATGATTTCTTTACTGATGTTTGCGAGTTTAATCAAACAAGTCCAGAATCAAAATTTACTCAACAAACAATTACAACATTAGCAAACGCCACTGGACGAGTTACAATTTCTGATCAATATCTAATCATTACTGAAAATGGCAAGAAATCTAAGGAAGAATACGCAACAGCTGACTTTGATCACATATTATCTACTCATTTCAATATGCAATTGAATAGGTGA
- a CDS encoding M6 family metalloprotease domain-containing protein yields MKKFNAVPPSPEVTNYLINEYNQKGKPLGFTFRQFLVARGYQNPAHNIHGMDDSSVGVAHNGEVNMISTPHTPVVGDLQVMVLLVDFPDLQGYLPKDHYEDLLFSYNSYPTGSMADYYYEVSRGKVRVHGEVHGWLRMPQNYSYYTNGNSGLTDMLNRDYYPRDARGLAEDAVKEALAQGIDFSSQLDVLGNGTITSLFIVHAGRGAEKLFPPLRGQHIWSHKWDMKKPQMVSNELFAKTYLMVPQEALLGVCAHELGHLAFQWEDFYDPNEGRDGDHWDGNGMWDLMASGSYAGREMRPVHPAGIHKLQHGWVDVEEIHETRTGIVLAPITRSGGKVLKITGPGYENDQYLILENRSKEVFDSELPGEGLLVWRIDESEGMEGSARPGMLLIQADGKNDLLDPNDRNAGDSGDPFPGTRNVTQLSDTGSISTSFPDKPSGITLKNITYHPDTKNIEFDVTIDS; encoded by the coding sequence ATGAAAAAATTCAATGCTGTTCCTCCATCTCCTGAAGTAACTAATTATCTAATAAACGAATACAACCAAAAGGGTAAACCATTAGGCTTTACTTTTAGGCAGTTTTTAGTGGCTCGCGGCTACCAAAATCCAGCACACAATATTCATGGTATGGATGATAGCTCTGTAGGAGTTGCCCATAACGGAGAAGTGAACATGATTTCCACTCCACATACTCCTGTGGTTGGCGATTTACAAGTGATGGTGTTATTAGTAGATTTCCCAGATTTACAAGGGTATCTGCCTAAAGATCATTATGAGGATTTACTTTTCTCTTATAATTCTTATCCGACAGGAAGCATGGCTGATTACTATTATGAAGTCAGCCGAGGAAAAGTACGTGTTCATGGTGAAGTACATGGTTGGCTTAGAATGCCACAAAATTATTCCTACTATACTAACGGAAATTCTGGACTTACTGATATGTTAAATAGAGACTATTATCCAAGAGATGCTAGAGGGCTAGCTGAAGACGCAGTAAAAGAAGCACTTGCTCAAGGAATAGATTTTAGTTCTCAGCTAGACGTCCTTGGAAACGGTACAATCACTTCACTATTTATAGTTCATGCAGGACGAGGTGCTGAAAAACTATTCCCCCCTTTGAGAGGGCAACATATCTGGTCTCATAAGTGGGACATGAAAAAACCACAGATGGTTTCTAATGAACTGTTTGCAAAAACTTACTTAATGGTCCCACAGGAAGCATTATTAGGAGTCTGTGCCCATGAACTCGGACACCTCGCATTTCAGTGGGAAGACTTTTATGACCCTAATGAAGGTAGAGATGGAGATCATTGGGATGGGAATGGTATGTGGGATTTAATGGCAAGTGGTTCATATGCTGGACGGGAAATGCGCCCAGTTCACCCTGCGGGAATTCATAAGCTGCAACATGGATGGGTTGATGTTGAAGAAATTCATGAGACTCGAACGGGTATTGTTTTAGCGCCAATTACACGTTCAGGTGGTAAAGTACTTAAAATTACAGGACCAGGTTATGAAAACGATCAATATTTAATTCTAGAAAATCGTTCTAAAGAAGTATTCGACAGTGAACTTCCCGGTGAAGGGCTGTTGGTATGGAGAATAGATGAATCAGAAGGTATGGAGGGGAGTGCTAGACCTGGAATGTTATTAATTCAAGCTGACGGAAAAAACGATTTACTTGACCCTAATGATCGAAATGCTGGAGATTCAGGTGACCCGTTTCCCGGTACAAGAAATGTAACACAGCTTTCCGATACAGGATCAATTTCTACTTCTTTCCCTGACAAACCTTCTGGAATAACACTCAAGAATATAACCTACCATCCAGACACTAAGAATATAGAGTTTGATGTTACTATTGATTCTTGA
- a CDS encoding RCC1 domain-containing protein — protein sequence MKKRISYMLKIILFILLILPIALPSFAYATVPKNETALPNIEKISLGYGHTIALASDGTVYTWGSNKDGQLGDGNIGTNQASPIAITMPGEAKIEQVAAGRNHTIALASDGTMYEWGSNDFGQLGDGNIGTNQATPTAITIPEGAKIEQVAAGIYHSVALASDGTMYTWGSNEDGQLGDENIGTNQVSPTAISMPKGVMIEQVGVGNFHTVALASDGTMYAWGRNYYGQLGDGSSGTNQASPIVIPMPEGVTIEQIAAGGAHTIALASDGTMYAWGRNYSGQLGDGDSGFGADKASPTAITMPEGVTIEQVEAGNIHTMALASDGTVYTWGLNDVGQLGDGNIGTNQASPTAITIPEGAKIEQVAVGVFHSIALASDGTVYSWGWNFYGQLGDGNMGTNQATPHKVVFLTDESEGIAVGEYVVQSKATLQTAN from the coding sequence ATGAAAAAGCGAATATCATATATGTTGAAAATTATCTTATTTATACTACTGATCTTGCCAATTGCGCTACCTTCGTTTGCCTACGCTACTGTGCCAAAAAACGAAACAGCGTTACCTAATATTGAAAAGATTTCACTTGGCTATGGTCACACAATAGCGTTAGCAAGTGATGGAACGGTGTATACGTGGGGAAGTAACAAAGATGGCCAGCTGGGAGATGGGAATATAGGAACGAATCAAGCTAGTCCGATAGCGATCACAATGCCCGGAGAAGCCAAGATAGAACAAGTAGCTGCAGGACGCAATCACACAATAGCATTAGCAAGCGATGGAACGATGTATGAATGGGGAAGTAATGACTTTGGTCAGCTTGGGGATGGGAATATAGGAACGAATCAAGCTACTCCGACAGCGATTACAATACCCGAAGGAGCCAAGATAGAACAAGTAGCTGCAGGAATCTATCACTCAGTAGCATTAGCAAGCGATGGAACGATGTATACGTGGGGAAGTAACGAAGATGGTCAGCTAGGAGACGAGAATATAGGAACGAATCAAGTTAGCCCAACAGCGATCTCGATGCCTAAAGGGGTCATGATCGAACAAGTAGGGGTAGGAAACTTTCACACAGTAGCGCTAGCGAGTGATGGAACGATGTATGCGTGGGGAAGAAACTATTATGGTCAACTGGGAGACGGAAGTAGCGGAACGAATCAAGCTAGCCCGATAGTGATCCCAATGCCTGAAGGGGTCACGATCGAACAAATAGCAGCAGGAGGCGCTCACACAATAGCACTAGCAAGTGATGGAACGATGTATGCGTGGGGAAGAAACTATTCTGGCCAGCTAGGAGATGGTGATAGCGGATTTGGGGCTGATAAAGCAAGTCCGACAGCGATTACAATGCCGGAAGGAGTTACGATCGAACAAGTAGAAGCTGGTAACATTCACACAATGGCACTAGCAAGTGATGGAACAGTGTATACGTGGGGATTGAACGATGTTGGTCAACTAGGAGACGGAAATATAGGAACGAATCAAGCAAGTCCGACAGCGATCACAATCCCCGAAGGAGCCAAAATCGAACAAGTAGCGGTTGGAGTCTTTCACTCAATAGCATTGGCAAGTGATGGAACGGTATATTCGTGGGGATGGAACTTTTACGGTCAGCTTGGGGACGGAAATATGGGAACGAATCAAGCTACTCCACATAAAGTTGTATTTCTGACAGATGAGAGTGAAGGAATAGCAGTTGGGGAATATGTCGTACAATCAAAAGCAACCTTACAAACAGCAAATTAG